The following are from one region of the Gloeomargarita lithophora Alchichica-D10 genome:
- the ppk1 gene encoding polyphosphate kinase 1, whose translation MNDVGSLSLAHPSHFINREKSWLYFNDRVLHEALDPRTPLLEQVKFLAIFSTNLDEYFMVRIDALRDQVEANVTTPTPDGLTPQQQLDLISTHLAPVITQQHDYFAQNLRPRLAEAGIIIADYPTLTPEQQAYLHNDFMRQVFPILTPLAVDPGHPFPYMSNLSLNLAVLLQDTKTGQHHFARVKVPTKAASNPGGKALKRFVTLPEPLRPPGVRWLGVPLEQVIGYNLAVLFPGMDLVGWYPFRVTRDADLAIREDEAGDLLAEIEKEVRSRRYGRDATRLEIVKAAPELVRETLTQGLNIQLPWVYEVNTLLNLGDLMELAFLPYPELRDSDWTPVLPALFEEKAYNDAYGGVDWFNLIQQGDVLVHHPYHSFAGTVERFIAQAAKDPEVLGIKMTLYRTSGDSPIVQSLILAAENGIQVAVLVELKARFDEENNILWARRLEQAGVHVVYGLIGLKTHSKLALVVRREGEGIRRYMHLGTGNYNSKTARIYTDLGILTCRDDLAADVTELFNFLTGYSRQRQYRQLLVAPVNMREEIVRLIRQEADQARLGQPARIFAKMNALADTAIILELYQAAQAGVEIRLLIRGMCTLRPGVPGLSEGIQVVSIIGRFLEHSRVFGFHNGGQENLYIGSADWRTRNLDRRVEALTPVLDGVVKQQLQEIMELMWMDNRQAWDLQPDGTYIQRQPALGEAERGSHALLMQRTLAEATPVV comes from the coding sequence ATGAACGACGTTGGCTCCCTCTCCTTGGCGCATCCCAGCCACTTCATCAACCGGGAAAAAAGCTGGCTGTACTTCAACGACCGGGTACTGCACGAAGCCCTCGACCCCCGTACCCCGCTGTTGGAGCAGGTGAAATTCCTGGCAATTTTCAGCACCAACCTGGACGAGTACTTCATGGTGCGGATTGATGCCCTGCGGGATCAGGTGGAAGCCAATGTCACCACGCCCACCCCGGACGGCCTCACGCCCCAGCAACAACTGGATTTGATCAGCACTCACCTGGCACCGGTCATTACCCAACAACACGATTATTTCGCCCAGAACCTGCGTCCCCGCTTGGCTGAAGCGGGTATCATCATTGCCGATTACCCCACCCTCACCCCGGAGCAACAGGCGTACTTGCACAACGATTTCATGCGCCAGGTGTTTCCCATCCTCACGCCCCTGGCGGTGGATCCCGGCCATCCCTTTCCCTATATGTCCAATCTGAGTTTGAACCTAGCTGTATTATTACAAGATACTAAAACTGGTCAGCACCATTTTGCCCGAGTGAAAGTGCCCACCAAGGCGGCTTCCAACCCCGGCGGTAAGGCTTTGAAGCGGTTTGTCACCCTGCCGGAGCCGTTGCGTCCCCCCGGTGTGCGCTGGCTGGGGGTGCCCCTGGAGCAGGTGATCGGCTACAATTTAGCGGTGTTGTTCCCCGGCATGGATTTGGTGGGCTGGTACCCGTTTCGGGTCACTCGCGATGCGGATTTGGCAATCCGGGAAGATGAGGCGGGGGATTTGCTCGCAGAAATTGAAAAAGAGGTGCGGAGCCGCCGCTACGGTCGGGATGCCACCCGGTTGGAAATTGTCAAGGCAGCCCCGGAGTTGGTGCGGGAAACCCTCACCCAGGGCTTGAATATCCAACTGCCTTGGGTCTATGAAGTCAATACCCTGCTGAATTTGGGGGATTTGATGGAGTTGGCCTTTTTGCCCTACCCGGAACTGCGGGACTCGGATTGGACACCCGTATTACCGGCTCTGTTTGAGGAAAAAGCCTACAACGATGCCTACGGGGGGGTGGATTGGTTTAACCTCATCCAACAGGGGGATGTGTTGGTACATCATCCCTACCATTCCTTTGCCGGGACAGTGGAGCGGTTTATTGCCCAGGCGGCCAAAGACCCGGAGGTACTCGGCATTAAAATGACTTTGTACCGCACCTCCGGGGATTCGCCCATCGTGCAGTCCTTGATTTTGGCCGCCGAAAATGGTATTCAGGTGGCGGTATTGGTGGAACTGAAAGCCCGTTTTGATGAGGAAAATAATATCCTTTGGGCAAGACGTTTGGAGCAGGCGGGTGTCCATGTGGTTTATGGGTTAATCGGCCTAAAAACCCACAGCAAATTGGCCCTGGTGGTGCGCCGGGAAGGGGAAGGGATTCGGCGTTATATGCACCTGGGCACCGGGAATTACAATTCTAAAACCGCCCGGATTTACACGGATTTGGGGATTTTGACCTGTCGGGATGACCTGGCCGCCGATGTGACGGAATTGTTTAATTTCTTGACGGGCTATTCCCGCCAACGCCAGTACCGGCAATTGTTAGTCGCCCCGGTGAATATGCGCGAAGAAATTGTCCGTTTGATCCGCCAGGAAGCCGACCAAGCGCGCCTCGGACAACCGGCTCGGATTTTTGCCAAGATGAATGCCCTGGCGGACACGGCGATTATTTTAGAACTATATCAAGCCGCCCAGGCGGGGGTGGAAATTCGTCTGTTGATTCGGGGGATGTGTACCCTGCGTCCAGGGGTGCCGGGGTTGAGCGAGGGGATTCAGGTGGTGAGCATTATTGGCCGCTTTTTGGAACATTCCCGGGTGTTTGGGTTCCATAATGGCGGGCAAGAGAATCTGTACATTGGCAGTGCAGACTGGCGCACCCGCAACCTGGATCGGCGGGTGGAAGCCCTGACCCCGGTGCTGGATGGGGTGGTGAAACAGCAGTTACAAGAAATTATGGAACTGATGTGGATGGACAACCGCCAAGCCTGGGATTTGCAACCCGATGGCACCTATATTCAACGCCAGCCCGCCCTGGGTGAAGCGGAACGGGGCTCCCACGCCTTGTTGATGCAAAGAACCTTGGCGGAGGCGACCCCGGTGGTTTAG